From one Bombus huntii isolate Logan2020A chromosome 17, iyBomHunt1.1, whole genome shotgun sequence genomic stretch:
- the LOC126875161 gene encoding probable ATP-dependent RNA helicase Dbp73D isoform X1, protein MCNFCWLCYLCKQRIYEGEKEETKNERNHLSELLKRIEERKVERAIKTNHQIQESSFQNAQESNYKKKKAENLNKCPIENSNLNENSISSDIKRKAEVHVSEHRKNKKKRKYSEESSNETIKTADKTLQSENTDNQDNEIPNKSSDPNETQEKISGQNSDFIILGVKNKRRKREVKRILPEWLANPEVISIDLNSGPTLEDMNSILDSKLIEALRANGINKLFPVQASMVSWLLKCNKDRQQKWWLRDTCVSAPTGSGKTLAYVLPIVQILQFRLVPKVRCLVVAPVQELAMQIYKVMVTYTSHTNLRVGLLSGASAFHEEQRNIRKENDRGEYISLVDIVVATPGRLIDHILKTSGFSLDDIRFLVIDEADTAADWLEYLPEPHYQTPRLTLSNLRSSKIPAQKLLFSATLSQDPEKLNRLGLFHPILFTSVLVTGKDDDVNLDKEAVNFIGRYTSPEELKEEAIECEAEYKPVALYQLLIRDGITSKALIFTNSGGTAHRLTILLQSLLSKKNIVVGELSAQLVSKEREDILTKFTSGNIQILVCSDALARGVDIPNVQLVISYDLPKHINGYIHRAGRTGRAGKSGTAISILTPKQVKIFKHMLNNAHKVIPHVEKIELSSIINEIDYLSHIDKLKHALEIEKQNNLLRVKAAKRSYPVTVK, encoded by the exons ATGTGTAATTTTTGTTGGTTATGTTACCTATGTAAGCAACGTAT ATATGAGggtgaaaaagaagaaacgaaaaatgaaaGGAATCATTTGtctgaattattaaaaagaatagaaGAACGTAAAGTAGAAAGAGCTATTAAAACTAATCATCAAATACAAGAAAGTAGTTTTCAAAATGCACAAGAATcgaattataaaaagaaaaaagcagaAAATCTTAATAAATGTCCAATAGAAAATAGTAATTTGAATGAAAATAGTATATCAAGtgacattaaaagaaaggcaGAAGTACATGTTTCAGAGCatagaaagaataaaaagaaaaggaaatataGCGAAGAAAGTTCTAATGAAACAATTAAAACTGCAGATAAAACATTGCAAAGTGAAAATACAGATAATCAGGATAATGAAATACCTAATAAATCATCAGATCCAAATGAAACACAAGAAAAAATATCAGGACAGAATAGTGATTTCATAATTCTGGGTGTAAAAAATAAGCGAAGGAAGCGTGAAGTTAAGAGAATTCTACCAGAATGGTTGGCTAATCCAGAAGTCATATCTATTGATTTAAATAGTGGTCCAACCTTAGAAGATATGAATTCAATTTTAGATTCTAAGCTTATTGAAGCTTTAAGAGCTAATGgcattaataaattatttcctgTTCAAGCTAGTATGGTATCTTGGCTATTGAAGTGTAATAAAGATAGGCAACAAAAATGGTGGTTGAGGGATACATGTGTATCTGCTCCTACAGGCAGTG GTAAAACTCTAGCGTATGTTCTACCAATTGTCCAAATATTACAGTTTCGATTAGTTCCAAAGGTGCGTTGTTTAGTTGTTGCACCTGTACAAGAATTAGCTATGCAAATTTACAAAGTGATGGTTACATATACTTCGCATACAAATTTAAGAGTTGGTTTACTTTCTGGCGCATCAGCATTTCATGaagaacaaagaaatattcgaaaagAGA atgaTAGAGGAGAATATATCTCTCTAGTGGATATAGTGGTTGCTACACCTGGACGGTTAATAGACCATATATTAAAAACATCAGGATTTTCATTGGATGATATCAGATTTCTTGTAATTGATGAAGCAGATACAGCTGCTGATTGGTTGGAGTATCTTCCCGAGCCTCATTATCAAACACCTCGATTAACACTTTCCAACTTACGTTCTAG taaaattccagctcaaaaattattattcagtGCAACATTATCACAAGATCCTGAAAAACTTAATCGGCTTGGACTCTTTCACCCAATATTGTTTACGTCTGTTTTGGTGACAGGCAAGGACGATGATGTAAATTTAGATAAAGAAGCGGTTAATTTTATAGGGCGTTATACAAGCCcagaagaattaaaagaagaagCAATAGAATGTGAAGCAGAATATAAACCAGTAGCTTTATATCAGTTATTAATCAGGGATGGTATCACTTCTAAGgcattaatatttacaaattctgGAGGAACTGCTCATAGATTAACTATTTTACTCCAATCACTCTTATCTAAAAAGAATATAGTAGTTGGAGAACTTTCTGCACAACTTGTATCAAAAGAACGTGAGGATATACTTACGAAATTTACAAGTGGAAACATTCAAAT ACTTGTATGTTCAGATGCATTAGCAAGAGGTGTAGATATTCCAAATGTACAATTAGTCATATCTTATGATCTCCCTAAACATATTAATGGTTATATTCACAGAGCAGGAAGAACAGGACGTGCAGGTAAATCCGGTACTGCTATATCTATTCTGACACCCAAAcaagttaaaatatttaagcaTATGTTGAATAATGcgcataaagtaataccacaTGTTGAAAAAATCGAACTAAGTTCTATTATAAATGAAATCGATTATTTGAGTCATATTGATAAATTAAAACATGCTCTTGAAATAGAGAAACAGAATAACTTATTACGTGTAAAAGCTGCTAAACGAAGTTATCCAGTAACTGTAAAATAA
- the LOC126875161 gene encoding ATP-dependent RNA helicase DDX51 isoform X2: MSLFVINRYEGEKEETKNERNHLSELLKRIEERKVERAIKTNHQIQESSFQNAQESNYKKKKAENLNKCPIENSNLNENSISSDIKRKAEVHVSEHRKNKKKRKYSEESSNETIKTADKTLQSENTDNQDNEIPNKSSDPNETQEKISGQNSDFIILGVKNKRRKREVKRILPEWLANPEVISIDLNSGPTLEDMNSILDSKLIEALRANGINKLFPVQASMVSWLLKCNKDRQQKWWLRDTCVSAPTGSGKTLAYVLPIVQILQFRLVPKVRCLVVAPVQELAMQIYKVMVTYTSHTNLRVGLLSGASAFHEEQRNIRKENDRGEYISLVDIVVATPGRLIDHILKTSGFSLDDIRFLVIDEADTAADWLEYLPEPHYQTPRLTLSNLRSSKIPAQKLLFSATLSQDPEKLNRLGLFHPILFTSVLVTGKDDDVNLDKEAVNFIGRYTSPEELKEEAIECEAEYKPVALYQLLIRDGITSKALIFTNSGGTAHRLTILLQSLLSKKNIVVGELSAQLVSKEREDILTKFTSGNIQILVCSDALARGVDIPNVQLVISYDLPKHINGYIHRAGRTGRAGKSGTAISILTPKQVKIFKHMLNNAHKVIPHVEKIELSSIINEIDYLSHIDKLKHALEIEKQNNLLRVKAAKRSYPVTVK; encoded by the exons ATGAGTTTATTTGTGATAAACAG ATATGAGggtgaaaaagaagaaacgaaaaatgaaaGGAATCATTTGtctgaattattaaaaagaatagaaGAACGTAAAGTAGAAAGAGCTATTAAAACTAATCATCAAATACAAGAAAGTAGTTTTCAAAATGCACAAGAATcgaattataaaaagaaaaaagcagaAAATCTTAATAAATGTCCAATAGAAAATAGTAATTTGAATGAAAATAGTATATCAAGtgacattaaaagaaaggcaGAAGTACATGTTTCAGAGCatagaaagaataaaaagaaaaggaaatataGCGAAGAAAGTTCTAATGAAACAATTAAAACTGCAGATAAAACATTGCAAAGTGAAAATACAGATAATCAGGATAATGAAATACCTAATAAATCATCAGATCCAAATGAAACACAAGAAAAAATATCAGGACAGAATAGTGATTTCATAATTCTGGGTGTAAAAAATAAGCGAAGGAAGCGTGAAGTTAAGAGAATTCTACCAGAATGGTTGGCTAATCCAGAAGTCATATCTATTGATTTAAATAGTGGTCCAACCTTAGAAGATATGAATTCAATTTTAGATTCTAAGCTTATTGAAGCTTTAAGAGCTAATGgcattaataaattatttcctgTTCAAGCTAGTATGGTATCTTGGCTATTGAAGTGTAATAAAGATAGGCAACAAAAATGGTGGTTGAGGGATACATGTGTATCTGCTCCTACAGGCAGTG GTAAAACTCTAGCGTATGTTCTACCAATTGTCCAAATATTACAGTTTCGATTAGTTCCAAAGGTGCGTTGTTTAGTTGTTGCACCTGTACAAGAATTAGCTATGCAAATTTACAAAGTGATGGTTACATATACTTCGCATACAAATTTAAGAGTTGGTTTACTTTCTGGCGCATCAGCATTTCATGaagaacaaagaaatattcgaaaagAGA atgaTAGAGGAGAATATATCTCTCTAGTGGATATAGTGGTTGCTACACCTGGACGGTTAATAGACCATATATTAAAAACATCAGGATTTTCATTGGATGATATCAGATTTCTTGTAATTGATGAAGCAGATACAGCTGCTGATTGGTTGGAGTATCTTCCCGAGCCTCATTATCAAACACCTCGATTAACACTTTCCAACTTACGTTCTAG taaaattccagctcaaaaattattattcagtGCAACATTATCACAAGATCCTGAAAAACTTAATCGGCTTGGACTCTTTCACCCAATATTGTTTACGTCTGTTTTGGTGACAGGCAAGGACGATGATGTAAATTTAGATAAAGAAGCGGTTAATTTTATAGGGCGTTATACAAGCCcagaagaattaaaagaagaagCAATAGAATGTGAAGCAGAATATAAACCAGTAGCTTTATATCAGTTATTAATCAGGGATGGTATCACTTCTAAGgcattaatatttacaaattctgGAGGAACTGCTCATAGATTAACTATTTTACTCCAATCACTCTTATCTAAAAAGAATATAGTAGTTGGAGAACTTTCTGCACAACTTGTATCAAAAGAACGTGAGGATATACTTACGAAATTTACAAGTGGAAACATTCAAAT ACTTGTATGTTCAGATGCATTAGCAAGAGGTGTAGATATTCCAAATGTACAATTAGTCATATCTTATGATCTCCCTAAACATATTAATGGTTATATTCACAGAGCAGGAAGAACAGGACGTGCAGGTAAATCCGGTACTGCTATATCTATTCTGACACCCAAAcaagttaaaatatttaagcaTATGTTGAATAATGcgcataaagtaataccacaTGTTGAAAAAATCGAACTAAGTTCTATTATAAATGAAATCGATTATTTGAGTCATATTGATAAATTAAAACATGCTCTTGAAATAGAGAAACAGAATAACTTATTACGTGTAAAAGCTGCTAAACGAAGTTATCCAGTAACTGTAAAATAA